The sequence below is a genomic window from Anaeromyxobacter sp..
CCACGTTCATGACCGAGCGGCTCTCACGCTCCACCGGGCACCGGTAGAAGCCGGGGTGGCCGTCGATGGCGCCGTAGAGGACCGCCGCCTTCTTGCGGTTGCGCGCCTCCATGACGTCGAGGCCGCCCAGCCCCTTGAGCCAGGCCAGCACGTTGCGCACCATGTAGATGCCGAAGGTGGGCGGCGTGTTGTAGAGCGACTTGTTCTCGGCGGGCGTGCGGAGCTGGAAGATCTTGGGGAGGTCCTTGCGCCCCCCCTCGACGAGCGCCTTCGCCACCACCAGGACCACCACGCCCGACGGGCCGATGTTCTTCTGGGCGCCGGCGTAGATCAGGCCGAACGCGAGACGTCCACCTTCTTCCAGAGGAAGTCGGAGGACATGTCGGCCACCAGCGGCGCGCCGGTGGACGGGGTAGGGCGGGCCGCGTCCACGTCGAACTGCACGCCGTGGATGGTCTCGTTGGTGGTGACGTGCAGGTAGGCGGCGTCGGCTGCGCCCTTCACCTCACCGGCGGCCGGGGCCCGGACGTGGCTCTTCTCCTTGCCGGCGCCGGTGCCGGTGGTGCAGGCCACCTTGACCGCGCCGCCCAGCATGGCGGTGGGCCGCCTTGCCCTCGGAGAGGGCCTTCTCGCCCAGGCGCCGGTGATGACGTACTCGGCGGTCTGGCCCTTCTGCACCAGGTTCATCGGGAGCTGGGCGAAGAGCTGCGAGGCGCCGCCCTGCAGGAAGAGGACCTCGTGCGTGTCGGCACGCCCAGGAGCTCCTGAGGAGCCGCGATGGCCTCGTCGTGGACCGCCTCGTACTCCCTTGCCGCGGTGGCTGTGCTCCATCACCGACATGCCGGACTTCGCGAAGTCGAGGAACTCGTCGCGGGCGCGCTCGAGCGCGGGGAGGGGCAGGGCGGCCGGGCCGGCGTTGAAGTTCTTCACGCGGTTCATGAGGGCCTCAGGTTCGGGTGGAAGGGGGCGCATTCTCGCAGAATCGGGGGCCCGGCTCCAGGGTGGAACCCGGTCCTGTCCGGAGCCATTCCGCCTGCGCCCAGGCCACTTCGTCGCAGCCCTCCGCGCGCTGGCCCGCCCCCCGCGGGGACGCGGGGGGGGGCGGCCCTGCCCGGCGACCGCGCCGGCGGTGGCTCCTGAGCGTTCCACCTCGCGCCGAAGGTCGCCCGACCCCCCGCCATCCGCCCCGCCGCAGCGCGCTCTACATGCCTGGCCAGAACGCCCGCGCTGGAGAAGGCGCGCGGCCTCGACGCCGACGTCCTGCTCCTCGACCTGGAGGACGCGGTGGCCCCGGCCGCCAAGGGCGAGGCGCGCCGGCTGGTGGTGGAGGCGCTGCGGACCGGGGGCTACGGCCACCGCGAGCTGGTGGTGCGGGTGAACGGGCGCGGCACGCCGTGGGAGGTGGACGACCTCGCGGCCGTGGCCACCTCGGGCGCCGACGCCGTCCTCCTGCCCAAGGTGGAGGATCCCGCCGCGGTGCGCGAGGTCGAGGCGGCCCTGGCGCGGCTGGGCGCGCCGGCGTCGCTGCGGCTGTGGGCCATGATCGAGACGCCGCGAGGCGCGTGCGGGCGGCCGAGGTGGCCGCCGCCACCCGCGGCTGGCCTGCCTGGCGGCCGGCACCAGCGATCTGGTGAAGGACCTGGGGGCGCGCACACCGCCGGCCGCGCCGAGGTGCTCACCGCGCTCTCGTTGATCGTGCTCTCGGCGCGGGCCCACGGCCTCGGCTGCCTCGACGGGGTCCACCTCGACCTGACCGACGAGGCCGGCTTCGAGGCCGCCTGCCTGCAGGGGCGCGACCTGGGGTTCGACGGGAAGACCCTCATCCACCCCAAGACCCTGGCGGTGGCCAACCGGACCTTCGGCCCCTCACCCGCCGAGCCGACGCGGCCCGCCGCATCATGGTGGCCCACGCCGAGGCGGAGTCCTTCGGGCAGGGCGTGGTGGTGGTGGACGGCCGGCTGGTGGAGGCGCTGCACGTGGACGGGGCGCGCCGGCTGCTGGCGCTGGCCGAGGCGCTGGGGTCGCGGGGTCGGGCTCCAGGCTCGGAGTAGTTGCCGGATGACCTCCGTGCTCGGGGTCGTCGCGGTGCCGATGGAGTCGAGCGGCAACCAGAGCCCCGACCAGAGCCGCCCCTCGTTGAACAGGCCGGCCGCGACGGGTTTGGCGACGGTGTATGCAGCGATGGCGACGACGCCCCTGGGTGCCCCCAGCACCAAGGCCCTGTACCTGCCGGGTGCCCGGGCACGCTGCCGGCCTCGGTACAAGGATGGCCAGTCGTCGAACCACCCGTGCACTCATCCTGGCTTCCTTGGTCAGGGCCTCCAGAAGGCAGCCACGAACATCAGGACGAGCCCCACGACGAGCCAGATCCTCATGAGTAGTCCCGCACGGACGCCCCAGATCTGCTCGCCTATCCAGGAGTTCCTGTCGAGGAGCACGCTGAGGTAGCGAGCCCCCTCCCTTCGAGACACCTTGAGCGCTGCCGCCCATGCGAGGGCCGCCATACCCCACACCGATGCCAGAGCTACCGCGACGATCAACGTGCCGGACATGGCCAGGCCCTCCTGGACCGGCTCCCGGCCGATGCCTGCGCTGGTCGGGTCCGGGCCGTCGCCGTCTGGGCGCTCGACCGCCTCCACCGCTCCATGGTGAGCGCCATCCAGACCGTGCAGGAGCTCGACCGGCTCGGCGTCCGGGTCCTCTCTGCATGCGAGAGCTGGCTCGACACCGACAGCCCGGTGCGGCCCCTGCTGGTCGCCATCTTCAGCTGGGTTGCCGGGCAGGGGCGGACCCGGCTCATCGAGCGGACCAAGGCCGGCATGGCCAGGGCGAGGACCGAGGGGAAGAAGATCGGCAGGCCCCGGACTTCACCGTTGAAGCTGGCGGCAGTCGCCGCCGACTTGGAGGCGGGGATGTCGCGGCGTGCCGCAGCCTGGAAGCGTGGCATCCCCGAGGCCACCCTGCGCGCCAACCTGCGTGCGCAGAATCGGCCCCCTCGTTGAAGTGCCGGGAACAGCAAGCCAGCAGGAGCCTACCTGGCTGCGCAGGAACCGGACCCTTTTGGTCCCCCGCTACTGGCAGAACAGGCCCTCGGAGATGAGCCACTTCCCATCCCGGAGCGTGAACCCAATGTAGAGCGTGCCCATGCTCTTGGCGAACTCGGCACTGCGGTGGTCGGCCGACTGGTTGCTGATGATAGGGGTGGTGGCATCCATCATGCTCCGGGCTGACGGCCCACTGCCCTCGCCACCCCCGAACAGCCACGGCCGAAGGCGTCCATCGGGGCGCCTCACGAGCGCGTCGTACTCGCGGCGCCCGTACAGGAAGTCTCCGCACATCACGCCGCCAGGACTCAAGAGGCGCTCCAACCGCTCCGCGTCCTGCGCAGTCAGCGCCTGCTGTAGCTGCTCCAGCTCCCTGACCAGTGGTGCGGCCCCCTGGTCGGCGTGGCCCGGAGCGGCGAAGTCGCCAGGCGACGGGCGGTCTGGCGTCCGCACCGACATGGCTGCTCGGTCCGGATCCTCGGCCTTGCATGCAGCGGCGGCCGAGACACACCCAATGGCAACCAGGGAAGCGAAGCCACGGCGAAGTGAGTTCATCGTCTTCTCCTACGGCGACGGCCTGAAGAATGCGTCTCGGGACAGCTCGAACAGCCACTGCCGGCGCTATGGTCGGCAGTGCGCTAAGAGTTGGGGGCCCTGCGGGCATGGCGCTGGGTGCGCTCTTGGGCGGGATGGCCGGAATGGCCGGGACTGCGGTGACGGAAGTGATGAACAATCTCGATAAGAACGGCGGAAACCTCCAGCAAGCCATTCGGGGAGTCAATGTGAGGAAGGTCCTCGTGGCGGGCGCCATGGGGGCACTGGCGGCCTCTGTGCCCGCGTTCATGCCGGGAACGAGCGGGACGGTCCAGGCGCTACGCTTAGTGAATGGGGCAACTGCGTCGGTTGCTGCAGGTATCGCACAAGGAGCGCTCACCAGAAAGCCGCGGAGAGCCAAGGGAAGACAACGGATGGGAGCAATGTGGTCTCGGAGGAGGCATTTCATCTTCCTGAGCACTGGATACTGCCAATGACAAGTCAGCCGTGCGCCAATCCTTCGACAATTGGCCCAGTGTTGGTGATACTGTTGACGGGATTCGCTGGTATTGGTGCCGGGATAAGGCTCATTGTGTCTCTTCGAAGAGCCCACGACCCAGTCCTGTTCAAGATTCCTCG
It includes:
- a CDS encoding recombinase family protein, whose product is MLAYPGVPVEEHAEVASPLPSRHLERCRPCEGRHTPHRCQSYRDDQRAGHGQALLDRLPADACAGRVRAVAVWALDRLHRSMVSAIQTVQELDRLGVRVLSACESWLDTDSPVRPLLVAIFSWVAGQGRTRLIERTKAGMARARTEGKKIGRPRTSPLKLAAVAADLEAGMSRRAAAWKRGIPEATLRANLRAQNRPPR